One genomic segment of Salinigranum rubrum includes these proteins:
- a CDS encoding vitamin K epoxide reductase family protein: MTDEDHTPPGWDQNPSAWSERLPLVALALVGVAISVYLSLFQFGITNSVWEPFFGDGSRTILTSKTSHVLPIPDAALGALSYLLDAVTGVIGGTERWRTRPWVVIIFGMAVGPLGGVSVLLVILQPVMYDAWCTLCLLSALVSLAMISPALDEMLASLQYLRAVYENDGSLWAALWKGTRRESTTGGSA; the protein is encoded by the coding sequence ATGACGGACGAGGACCACACGCCGCCCGGGTGGGATCAGAACCCCTCGGCGTGGTCGGAGCGACTCCCGCTCGTCGCGCTCGCGCTCGTCGGCGTCGCCATCTCCGTGTACCTCTCGCTGTTCCAGTTCGGAATCACGAACAGCGTCTGGGAGCCGTTCTTCGGCGACGGGAGCCGGACCATCCTGACGTCGAAGACCTCCCACGTGCTGCCGATTCCCGACGCCGCCCTCGGTGCGCTGAGCTACCTCCTCGACGCCGTCACGGGCGTCATCGGCGGCACGGAGCGGTGGCGGACGCGCCCGTGGGTCGTCATCATCTTCGGGATGGCCGTCGGTCCACTCGGTGGGGTGAGCGTCCTCCTCGTCATCCTCCAGCCGGTCATGTACGACGCGTGGTGTACGCTGTGTCTGCTGTCGGCGCTCGTCTCGCTCGCGATGATCAGCCCGGCGCTGGACGAGATGCTGGCGAGCCTCCAGTATCTCCGTGCCGTCTACGAGAACGACGGCTCGCTCTGGGCGGCGCTCTGGAAGGGGACGCGCCGCGAGTCCACGACCGGAGGGAGCGCCTGA
- a CDS encoding SPW repeat domain-containing protein — translation MLDTLRNAWAQVLSMFLGFWLMAAPAVLAYGPPAADVHRILGPIAAAFSLMAIWGHMRPLRWTNVLFGGALVVVPFVLGFPTVATANSVSVGLIVAGLAFVRGTVTEEYGGGWSSLWTGDIAGGRDAWLDRSR, via the coding sequence ATGCTCGACACCCTCCGAAACGCGTGGGCGCAGGTGCTGAGCATGTTCCTCGGATTCTGGCTGATGGCCGCACCGGCGGTCCTCGCGTACGGCCCGCCGGCGGCCGACGTTCACCGCATTCTCGGCCCCATCGCGGCGGCGTTCAGCCTCATGGCCATCTGGGGGCACATGCGCCCGCTCCGCTGGACGAACGTCCTCTTCGGCGGCGCGCTCGTCGTCGTCCCGTTCGTCTTGGGCTTCCCGACGGTGGCGACCGCCAACAGCGTGTCCGTCGGCCTCATCGTCGCCGGTCTCGCGTTCGTCCGTGGCACGGTCACCGAGGAGTACGGCGGCGGCTGGTCGTCGCTCTGGACCGGGGACATCGCCGGTGGGAGGGACGCGTGGCTCGACCGGTCGCGATGA
- a CDS encoding glycoside hydrolase family 15 protein produces MDDAFTPLREYGVIGNLETCALVNREGSIDWCCLPYVDSPSVFARILDPERGGRFAITPTGAFETDQAYLDRTNVLETTFETESGTATVTDFMPVVEADRVEEPQLRGLYRKVACTEGSVELGVAFEPRYDYARSETAVDEIEAGAVATNDRRQATLVSPVELDVTADGQREADGSTATNRGAETERETETETEAEVGNGATAHAEFDLSEGEERWFVLRYSMRAPSEPDDCQDLLETTVDYWRDWVHSCEESECLFGGPAHDLVVRSELLLKLLTYRETGGIVAAPTTSLPEDVGGVRNWDYRFTWLRDGAWVVRALTNLEHVSEAEDYIHRFLERTLEGDTAAVQPLYGVEGDTDLEEEELDHLRGYRDSRPVRVGNEAAEQQQLDVYGELAISIYQRLWSLDELPDEDWEAMWGVAEYVCDHWDDPGVGIWELRGEPRHLVHSKLMCWAAVDRAIKLAEREDCEAPLDEWRDCRTAIKEAVLEHGFDEELNSFTRAFDGSTMDATALLIPVMGFLPVDDPRIEGTIDAVMEHLMTDDGLVYRYEDDDLPGEEGAFVLCSFWLVDALTITGRTDEAWDLFENLLEYASPLGLFAEEIDPETGEFLGNFPQGFSHLGLLNSALYLYEAEYDWATVGPLGTPTLVQEERSD; encoded by the coding sequence ATGGACGACGCGTTCACGCCCCTGCGGGAGTACGGCGTCATCGGGAACCTCGAAACGTGCGCGCTAGTGAACCGGGAGGGCTCCATCGACTGGTGCTGTCTCCCGTACGTCGACTCGCCGAGCGTCTTCGCGCGCATCCTCGACCCCGAGCGCGGGGGGCGGTTCGCCATCACGCCGACGGGCGCGTTCGAGACCGACCAGGCGTACCTCGACCGGACGAACGTCCTGGAGACGACGTTCGAGACCGAGTCGGGAACCGCGACGGTGACCGACTTCATGCCCGTCGTCGAGGCCGACCGCGTCGAGGAGCCACAGTTGCGCGGACTGTACCGCAAGGTCGCCTGCACCGAGGGCTCGGTCGAACTCGGCGTGGCGTTCGAACCCCGGTACGACTACGCGCGCTCGGAGACGGCCGTGGACGAGATCGAAGCGGGCGCCGTGGCCACGAACGACCGCAGACAGGCGACGCTCGTCTCGCCCGTCGAACTCGACGTGACCGCCGACGGCCAGCGCGAGGCCGACGGGTCGACCGCGACGAATCGGGGGGCAGAGACGGAGAGGGAGACGGAGACGGAGACGGAGGCCGAGGTCGGAAACGGAGCCACCGCGCACGCCGAGTTCGACCTCTCCGAAGGCGAGGAGCGCTGGTTCGTCCTGCGGTACAGCATGCGCGCGCCGTCGGAGCCCGACGACTGTCAGGACCTGCTGGAGACGACCGTCGACTACTGGCGCGACTGGGTGCACTCCTGTGAGGAGTCGGAGTGTCTCTTCGGCGGCCCGGCCCACGACCTGGTGGTTCGCTCCGAACTCCTCCTCAAACTGCTCACGTACCGCGAGACGGGCGGCATCGTCGCCGCCCCGACGACCTCGCTCCCCGAGGACGTCGGCGGCGTTCGGAACTGGGACTACCGGTTCACCTGGCTCCGCGACGGGGCGTGGGTCGTCCGCGCGCTGACCAACCTCGAACACGTCTCCGAGGCGGAAGATTACATCCACCGCTTCCTCGAACGCACCCTGGAGGGAGACACGGCGGCGGTCCAGCCGCTGTACGGCGTCGAGGGCGACACCGACCTCGAAGAGGAGGAACTCGACCACCTCCGCGGCTACCGCGACTCCCGGCCGGTCCGGGTCGGTAACGAGGCGGCCGAGCAGCAGCAACTCGACGTGTACGGCGAACTCGCCATCAGCATCTACCAGCGGCTCTGGTCGCTCGACGAACTGCCGGACGAGGACTGGGAGGCGATGTGGGGGGTCGCCGAGTACGTCTGCGACCACTGGGACGACCCGGGCGTCGGCATCTGGGAACTCCGCGGGGAGCCGAGACACCTCGTCCACTCGAAGCTGATGTGCTGGGCTGCGGTCGACCGCGCGATAAAGTTAGCCGAGCGTGAGGACTGCGAGGCACCGCTCGACGAATGGCGCGACTGTCGGACGGCGATCAAGGAGGCCGTCCTCGAACACGGGTTCGACGAGGAGTTGAACAGCTTCACGCGCGCGTTCGACGGGTCGACGATGGACGCGACGGCGCTGTTGATCCCCGTTATGGGGTTCCTCCCGGTGGACGACCCCCGTATCGAGGGGACGATAGACGCCGTGATGGAGCATCTCATGACCGACGACGGACTCGTCTACCGGTACGAGGACGACGACCTCCCCGGCGAGGAGGGCGCGTTCGTCCTCTGTTCGTTCTGGCTGGTCGACGCGCTCACGATCACGGGACGGACCGACGAGGCGTGGGACCTCTTCGAGAACCTGCTGGAGTACGCGAGTCCGCTCGGCCTGTTCGCCGAGGAGATAGACCCCGAGACGGGCGAGTTCCTGGGGAACTTCCCGCAGGGGTTCAGCCACCTCGGCCTGCTCAACAGCGCGCTCTACCTCTACGAGGCCGAGTACGACTGGGCGACGGTCGGGCCGCTGGGGACGCCGACGCTCGTCCAAGAAGAGCGGTCAGACTGA
- a CDS encoding YciE/YciF ferroxidase family protein, protein MTDATKQLLVEGVQELYYTEQQLVDALETLAEQTSDEKAREAFSEHRDETQQQVERLEQVFEAIGEEPQTKTERVVDALIDEHEDFTEADHDDDVRDRYHIAIGQKTEHYEIAAYGNVTSLAGKLGYDEAAELLEETLREEEEALDELSQIGEQFDQRVVAE, encoded by the coding sequence ATGACCGACGCAACCAAGCAGCTCCTCGTCGAAGGGGTACAGGAACTCTACTACACCGAACAGCAGCTCGTCGACGCGCTCGAGACGCTCGCCGAGCAGACGTCCGACGAGAAGGCCCGTGAGGCGTTCTCCGAGCACCGGGACGAGACACAGCAGCAGGTCGAGCGACTGGAGCAGGTGTTCGAGGCCATCGGTGAAGAGCCACAGACGAAGACCGAGCGGGTCGTCGACGCGCTGATCGACGAGCACGAGGACTTCACCGAGGCAGACCACGACGACGACGTCCGAGACCGGTACCACATCGCCATCGGTCAGAAGACCGAGCACTACGAAATCGCCGCCTACGGCAACGTCACGTCCCTGGCCGGCAAGCTCGGCTACGACGAGGCCGCCGAACTCCTCGAGGAGACGCTTCGCGAGGAGGAGGAGGCGCTCGACGAACTCTCACAGATCGGCGAGCAGTTCGACCAGCGAGTCGTCGCCGAGTAA
- a CDS encoding metal-dependent hydrolase: MQSPGHLGVALLLAAPAWLLFSQFKAGLAFSALAALTAMFPDIDLYVMRYVFIEHHGLFHSLVFLVPAALVLGAVVAGGYLLVSDDGHPALSVYAFVTVALFTGMLAHLVGDVLTSPDVAPPIKPLYPVVEQRFVLDAAFVKANLWNLGPLALGLVTQAGLGIRRYLQ; the protein is encoded by the coding sequence ATGCAATCCCCAGGACATCTCGGGGTCGCGCTGCTGCTCGCAGCACCCGCCTGGCTCCTGTTCAGCCAGTTCAAGGCGGGGCTGGCCTTCTCGGCCCTCGCTGCGCTCACGGCGATGTTCCCCGACATCGACCTGTACGTGATGCGGTACGTCTTCATCGAACACCACGGGCTGTTCCACAGCCTCGTGTTTCTCGTTCCGGCGGCGCTCGTCTTGGGCGCCGTCGTGGCCGGCGGGTATCTCCTCGTCAGCGACGACGGCCATCCCGCCCTCTCCGTCTACGCGTTCGTGACGGTGGCGCTGTTCACGGGGATGTTGGCCCACCTGGTCGGCGACGTGCTGACGAGTCCCGACGTCGCCCCGCCGATCAAACCGCTCTACCCAGTCGTCGAGCAGCGGTTCGTCCTCGACGCGGCCTTCGTCAAGGCGAACCTGTGGAACCTCGGGCCGCTCGCGCTCGGGCTCGTGACGCAGGCGGGACTCGGAATCAGGAGGTACCTCCAGTGA
- a CDS encoding Gfo/Idh/MocA family protein codes for MRSHRLRRLRRRPGTRPRVEAAVVGTGPSPRDPSVSGRAMGYHHAAGYRRLRGVDLVACADLVPAHARRFAANVGIPPSGVFTSTAEMLARTEPDVVSVCVPPAAHADLVVQCARAASVRAVHCEKPMATTWRDCVRMVEVCEAEGVRLTFNHQRRFSVVTERAKHLLDEGAIGRLVRVEMGGRNLFDYGTHLFDLCRLFTDGEPVERVHANVDYARENQRYGAPQETWALAQWRYRNGVVGLASTGDGSLLNCQLRLVGREGTLEVGRDGGPPLRHRRRDEEEWTVVDTRPDAVNGPVSGWGLVTEVARRTGVLQPGTPTPRWLPGTLVERAIADVVASVDDGEPSPLSGASALASTELVFACWESARRGKAVTLPLDIEENPLEAMIAAGRFALDGADGTDGATGAG; via the coding sequence ATGCGTTCACACCGCTTGCGGCGTCTCCGGCGACGACCCGGCACCCGCCCGAGGGTCGAGGCGGCCGTCGTCGGAACCGGCCCGAGCCCCCGGGACCCGTCCGTGTCGGGACGGGCGATGGGGTATCACCACGCCGCGGGCTATCGTCGACTGCGGGGCGTCGACCTCGTCGCGTGCGCGGACCTCGTGCCGGCGCACGCGCGCCGGTTCGCCGCGAACGTCGGCATCCCCCCGTCGGGCGTCTTCACCTCGACGGCCGAGATGCTCGCTCGGACCGAACCGGACGTGGTGAGCGTCTGCGTTCCGCCCGCGGCCCACGCGGACCTCGTGGTCCAGTGTGCGCGCGCAGCCTCGGTCCGAGCCGTCCACTGCGAGAAGCCGATGGCGACGACGTGGCGCGACTGCGTCCGGATGGTCGAGGTGTGCGAGGCAGAGGGCGTCCGGTTGACGTTCAACCACCAGCGGCGGTTCTCCGTGGTCACAGAGCGGGCGAAGCACCTGCTCGACGAGGGAGCCATCGGCCGACTCGTCCGGGTCGAGATGGGGGGCAGGAACCTCTTCGACTACGGCACCCACCTGTTCGACCTCTGTCGACTGTTCACCGACGGGGAGCCCGTCGAGCGGGTACACGCGAACGTCGACTACGCCCGGGAGAATCAGAGATACGGGGCACCGCAGGAGACGTGGGCGCTGGCGCAGTGGCGGTACCGCAACGGCGTGGTCGGCCTCGCGTCGACCGGAGACGGATCGCTCCTGAACTGTCAGCTCCGGCTGGTCGGCCGCGAGGGGACGCTGGAGGTCGGCCGCGACGGCGGACCGCCGCTGCGACACAGACGGCGCGACGAGGAGGAGTGGACCGTCGTCGACACGCGTCCGGACGCGGTCAACGGTCCCGTGAGCGGGTGGGGGCTCGTGACCGAAGTCGCCCGTCGGACCGGGGTGCTGCAGCCGGGAACGCCGACGCCGCGGTGGCTTCCGGGGACGCTCGTCGAGCGCGCCATCGCCGACGTCGTCGCGTCGGTCGACGACGGAGAGCCCTCGCCGCTGTCGGGAGCGAGCGCGCTCGCGTCGACGGAACTCGTCTTCGCGTGCTGGGAGTCGGCCCGTCGGGGGAAGGCGGTCACACTCCCGCTCGACATCGAAGAGAACCCGCTCGAAGCGATGATCGCTGCGGGACGGTTCGCGCTCGACGGAGCAGACGGAACCGACGGGGCGACCGGAGCGGGCTGA
- a CDS encoding universal stress protein, with amino-acid sequence MFVDEGRRHGRRCRRRVGSILLPWVDSAHAELAAETAAAVARTTGGGTDVVRVVDENDDREAARVSLADAESMLAEQDTAFEGTDLDVRIRLVEGDDVEETLVAEVADHDVTTIGASREGVLQRLVFGVIPQGVADRIDHTAIMCRRNVGVPSRLKRLFG; translated from the coding sequence GTGTTCGTCGATGAAGGTCGGCGGCACGGACGGCGATGCCGACGGCGCGTCGGTTCCATCCTCCTCCCGTGGGTCGACAGCGCCCACGCCGAACTCGCTGCGGAGACGGCTGCAGCGGTCGCCCGAACGACGGGCGGGGGGACCGATGTGGTCCGCGTCGTCGACGAAAACGACGACCGGGAGGCGGCACGGGTGTCGCTCGCCGATGCCGAGTCGATGCTGGCCGAACAGGACACGGCGTTCGAGGGTACCGACCTCGACGTTCGGATCCGACTGGTCGAGGGCGACGACGTCGAGGAGACGCTGGTCGCCGAGGTGGCCGACCACGACGTGACGACCATCGGCGCGTCGCGCGAGGGCGTCCTCCAGCGGCTCGTCTTCGGGGTGATTCCCCAGGGGGTCGCCGACCGCATCGACCACACCGCCATCATGTGCCGACGGAACGTCGGCGTCCCGTCGCGGCTCAAGCGGTTGTTCGGCTGA
- the eif1A gene encoding translation initiation factor eIF-1A, translating into MSEEVERKNLRMPNGSELFAVVTEHNGGNHVRVRCEDGKNRMGRIPGRMKYRTWINEGDVVLVEPWDWQDEKANIEWRYSGQDADQLRREGHID; encoded by the coding sequence ATGAGTGAAGAAGTCGAACGGAAGAACCTCCGAATGCCGAACGGCAGCGAGCTGTTCGCGGTCGTCACAGAACACAACGGCGGAAACCACGTCCGCGTCCGCTGCGAAGACGGCAAGAACCGCATGGGCCGCATTCCCGGCCGCATGAAGTACCGCACCTGGATCAACGAGGGCGACGTCGTCCTCGTCGAACCCTGGGACTGGCAGGACGAGAAGGCCAACATCGAGTGGCGCTACTCCGGCCAGGACGCCGACCAGCTCCGCCGCGAAGGCCACATCGACTGA
- a CDS encoding potassium channel family protein — protein sequence MDGGRGHGATRTYRDTVRFYLIDHRTTVGKGLDIALLGLNLLFIALFVADTYPLAPAQQAALWAAEVAIATVFLVEYLLRVYGARSRLAEVTNPYTVVDLLAILPTFAVLAGATLLTGAAGLGVLRLLRVVRVLRFFRFTRDEEFFFGSVSVETLRVMKLLMTVVAIFFVAAGLFYEFEYGVNERVSTFGDAFYFTVVTLTTVGFGDITPTTRAGRLVTIAAILAGVILIPWQASKIVREWAHRDMRNVTCPECGLEYHDADASHCKACGHVIYQRHDSRE from the coding sequence ATGGACGGCGGGCGAGGCCACGGCGCGACCCGAACCTACCGCGACACGGTCCGTTTTTACCTCATCGACCATCGGACGACGGTCGGGAAGGGGCTCGACATCGCGCTGCTCGGGTTGAACCTCCTGTTCATCGCGCTGTTCGTCGCCGACACCTACCCGCTCGCTCCGGCGCAGCAGGCGGCCCTCTGGGCCGCGGAAGTCGCCATCGCCACCGTGTTTCTCGTCGAGTATCTGCTTCGCGTGTACGGTGCGCGGAGCCGACTCGCCGAGGTCACGAACCCGTACACGGTCGTCGACCTGCTCGCGATTCTCCCGACGTTCGCCGTTCTCGCGGGGGCGACGCTGCTGACGGGGGCGGCCGGGCTGGGCGTCCTCCGGTTGCTCCGCGTCGTCCGCGTCCTCCGGTTCTTTCGGTTCACCCGCGACGAGGAGTTCTTCTTCGGGAGCGTCTCGGTCGAGACGCTCCGGGTGATGAAGCTCCTCATGACCGTGGTCGCCATCTTCTTCGTCGCCGCGGGGCTGTTCTACGAGTTCGAATACGGCGTCAACGAGCGTGTGAGCACGTTCGGCGACGCGTTCTACTTCACCGTCGTCACGCTCACGACGGTCGGTTTCGGCGACATCACCCCGACGACGCGGGCCGGTCGGCTCGTGACCATCGCGGCCATCCTCGCGGGCGTCATCCTCATCCCGTGGCAGGCGTCGAAAATCGTCCGCGAGTGGGCCCACCGCGACATGCGGAACGTCACCTGTCCGGAGTGCGGGCTGGAGTACCACGACGCCGACGCCTCCCACTGCAAGGCCTGCGGGCACGTCATCTACCAGCGACACGACTCCCGGGAGTGA
- a CDS encoding translation initiation factor IF-2 subunit beta, which produces MDYESSLDRAIDSLPERTTGEDSRLRVPDPAGETDGAFTRLTNLGAIADALSRDPEHVHRAIQRELGTAGQFDGDRARYNGSFSVADFDTAIESYIEEFVLCSECGLPDTRLTTEDGVDMLRCTACGAFRPVQKQKRQTSTQTAPNALEEGKTYEVEITGTGRKGDGVAERGKYTIFVPGAREGETVTAKIENISGSLAFARKV; this is translated from the coding sequence ATGGACTACGAATCTTCTCTCGACCGTGCGATCGACTCGCTCCCGGAGCGAACGACGGGCGAGGACAGCCGTCTTCGCGTTCCCGACCCCGCCGGGGAGACCGACGGCGCGTTCACACGGCTGACGAACCTCGGCGCCATCGCCGACGCGCTCTCGCGCGACCCCGAACACGTCCACCGGGCCATCCAGCGCGAACTGGGGACCGCGGGACAGTTCGACGGCGACCGCGCCCGCTACAACGGCTCCTTCAGCGTCGCCGACTTCGACACGGCCATCGAGAGCTACATCGAGGAGTTCGTCCTCTGTAGCGAGTGCGGCCTGCCGGACACGCGGCTCACCACCGAGGACGGCGTCGACATGCTCCGCTGTACGGCGTGTGGGGCGTTCCGTCCCGTCCAGAAGCAGAAGCGACAGACCAGCACACAGACCGCACCCAACGCCCTCGAAGAGGGCAAGACCTACGAGGTCGAGATCACCGGCACCGGTCGGAAGGGCGACGGCGTCGCCGAGCGCGGCAAGTACACCATCTTCGTCCCCGGCGCCCGCGAGGGCGAGACCGTCACCGCGAAGATCGAGAACATCAGCGGCTCCCTGGCGTTCGCGCGGAAGGTGTAG
- a CDS encoding aldo/keto reductase: MEYTTFGPTGMTVSRICLGCMSFGTNWDEWTLDREESREVIERALELGITFFDTANVYSYGESEEILGEVLGEYDRDEFVVATKEYARMREDDPNSGGLSRKALEQELDASLSRLGMDTVDLYQIHRWDYDTPIETTLRALDDAVRRGQVRHVGASSMWAHQFAEALYLSEREGLERFVSMQNLYNLAYREEEREMLPLCANEDVAVMPWSPLAAGYLTRPHEEFDATTRGEHEAELGRPYEEGGGVEVNERVQELADEKGVKMAQLSLAWLFHKEWVTTPILGTSSVEHLEDAVEALDVSLSESDIEWLEEPYEPVRVSGHE; this comes from the coding sequence ATGGAGTACACCACGTTCGGCCCCACGGGGATGACCGTCTCGCGCATCTGTCTCGGCTGTATGAGCTTCGGGACGAACTGGGACGAGTGGACCCTCGACCGCGAGGAGAGCCGGGAGGTCATCGAACGCGCCCTGGAGTTGGGTATCACCTTCTTCGACACGGCGAACGTCTACTCGTACGGCGAAAGCGAGGAGATTCTGGGCGAGGTCTTGGGAGAGTACGACCGCGACGAGTTCGTCGTCGCCACCAAGGAATACGCGCGGATGCGCGAGGACGACCCGAACTCGGGTGGGCTCTCGCGGAAGGCGCTGGAGCAGGAACTGGACGCCTCCCTGTCGAGGCTCGGCATGGACACCGTCGACCTCTACCAGATCCACCGCTGGGACTACGACACGCCCATCGAGACCACGCTGCGCGCGCTCGACGACGCGGTCCGACGGGGGCAGGTGCGACACGTCGGGGCGTCGTCGATGTGGGCCCACCAGTTCGCCGAGGCGCTGTATCTCTCCGAGCGCGAGGGCCTCGAACGCTTCGTCTCCATGCAGAACCTCTACAACCTCGCCTACCGGGAAGAAGAGCGCGAGATGCTCCCGCTGTGTGCGAACGAGGACGTCGCCGTGATGCCGTGGTCGCCGCTCGCCGCGGGGTACCTCACCCGCCCGCACGAGGAGTTCGACGCCACGACCAGGGGCGAACACGAGGCCGAGTTGGGCCGCCCGTACGAGGAGGGCGGCGGCGTCGAGGTGAACGAGCGGGTGCAGGAGTTGGCGGACGAGAAGGGCGTGAAGATGGCACAGCTCTCCCTGGCGTGGCTGTTCCACAAGGAGTGGGTCACCACGCCCATCCTCGGGACGTCGAGCGTCGAACACCTCGAAGACGCCGTCGAGGCGCTCGACGTCTCGCTTTCGGAGTCCGACATCGAGTGGTTGGAGGAGCCGTACGAGCCGGTACGGGTGTCGGGGCACGAGTAG
- a CDS encoding proline iminopeptidase-family hydrolase produces MTTTDDYFGRDHDEEYLDVGGYELFYRRFGSGDETLVGLHGGPGVPHDYLAPLAAHGTDRRSVYLYDQFGVGRSDGPATGDFDRYTAEHYRDELEAFRVALGVDRLHLYGHSWGGMLALEYALAYPDRVASLVLANAFADANAAHAGIRATVETLSEESREAIATHEASRTFDAPEFQAAVMELIGEHVCRADPFPDPVSRAFEEMNHDIYGLMWGPTEFVLAETARLRGRSVTDRLDEIDVPTLVLTGTYDELTPELARDLASALPDAELVEFEASSHTPFWEQPDEHREAVEAFLHRVTPVRQ; encoded by the coding sequence ATGACAACGACAGACGACTACTTCGGGCGGGACCACGACGAAGAGTACCTGGACGTCGGTGGATACGAACTGTTCTACCGACGGTTCGGGAGCGGTGACGAGACGCTCGTCGGCCTCCACGGTGGGCCGGGCGTCCCTCACGATTACCTCGCCCCGCTGGCCGCACACGGCACCGACAGGCGGTCGGTGTACCTCTACGACCAGTTCGGCGTCGGGCGCTCTGACGGTCCCGCAACGGGAGACTTCGACCGCTACACAGCGGAGCACTACCGCGACGAACTCGAAGCCTTTCGGGTCGCCCTCGGTGTGGACCGTCTCCACCTGTACGGACACTCGTGGGGCGGGATGCTCGCGCTGGAGTACGCGCTCGCGTATCCGGACCGCGTGGCGAGTCTCGTGTTGGCCAACGCGTTCGCGGACGCGAACGCCGCCCACGCGGGCATCCGTGCCACCGTGGAGACGCTCTCGGAGGAGTCGCGCGAGGCGATTGCGACGCACGAAGCGAGCCGAACGTTCGATGCGCCCGAGTTCCAGGCGGCGGTCATGGAACTCATCGGCGAACACGTCTGTCGGGCCGACCCGTTCCCGGACCCGGTTTCGCGGGCGTTCGAGGAGATGAACCACGATATCTACGGGCTGATGTGGGGGCCGACGGAGTTCGTCCTCGCCGAGACTGCCCGACTCCGCGGCCGCAGCGTCACCGACCGACTCGACGAGATCGACGTGCCGACGCTCGTCCTCACGGGAACGTACGACGAACTCACGCCGGAACTCGCCAGAGACCTCGCGTCGGCGCTTCCCGACGCCGAACTCGTCGAGTTCGAGGCGAGCAGTCACACGCCGTTCTGGGAACAGCCCGACGAGCATCGCGAGGCTGTCGAGGCGTTCCTCCACCGGGTCACTCCAGTCCGTCAGTGA
- a CDS encoding acyl-CoA thioesterase — protein MPTPSDTYIQNRERIQPNQTNNYDTAHGGIVMHLMDEIGAMSAMRFAGETCVTARVESLDFRRPIPRGDIAVVEAWVYEAGRTSVKVRLRVDREDPRTGESERTSDSTFTFVAVDTEGVPLEVPDVAIETDRDRDLREQGRAAPEE, from the coding sequence ATGCCGACGCCCTCGGACACGTACATCCAGAACCGCGAGCGCATCCAGCCGAACCAGACGAACAACTACGACACGGCCCACGGCGGCATCGTCATGCACCTGATGGACGAAATCGGCGCGATGAGCGCGATGCGCTTCGCCGGAGAGACCTGCGTCACGGCGCGCGTCGAGAGCCTCGACTTTCGAAGGCCCATTCCTCGCGGTGACATCGCCGTCGTCGAGGCGTGGGTGTACGAGGCCGGTCGGACGAGCGTGAAGGTCCGTCTCCGTGTCGACCGCGAGGACCCCCGAACGGGCGAGTCCGAGCGCACGAGCGACTCGACGTTCACGTTCGTCGCCGTCGACACCGAGGGAGTCCCGCTGGAGGTTCCCGACGTCGCTATCGAAACCGACCGTGACCGCGACCTCCGTGAGCAGGGACGGGCCGCCCCCGAGGAATAA